A stretch of Lactuca sativa cultivar Salinas chromosome 6, Lsat_Salinas_v11, whole genome shotgun sequence DNA encodes these proteins:
- the LOC111899322 gene encoding uncharacterized protein At1g32220, chloroplastic, producing the protein MSRLIQYRLSLSRLLNTSGSIGRGRYLSTESNKIDEPLKVEEAETVNVPPPPAEKLLVLGGTGFVGSHICKEALHRGLSVASLSRSGKSSVPESWANKVQWHQGDLLSGDSWKEALTGVTSIVSCVGGFGSNSYMYKINGTANITAIRAAAEKGVKRFVYISAADTGVINYFLQGYYDGKRAAETELLVRYPYGHVILRPGFIYGNRRVGSMEVPLGVIGSPLEMLLQHAKPLTQIPLVGPLLTPPVNVTAVAKVAVRAAIDPVFPPGIVDVHGLQRYSQQK; encoded by the exons ATGTCTCGTTTAATCCAATATAGGTTATCCCTCTCCAGATTGCT CAATACATCAGGTTCAATCGGGAGAGGAAGATATCTATCGACAGAATCTAATAAAATTGATGAACCACTTAAAGTAGAGGAAGCTGAAACAGTAAATGTTCCACCTCCCCCTGCGGAGAAG TTGCTTGTGCTTGGTGGAACTGGGTTTGTTGGCTCGCATATATGCAAAGAAGCATTACATCGTGGCTTATCTGTTGCTAGCCTTAGCAG ATCTGGCAAGTCATCTGTTCCAGAATCATGGGCGAACAAGGTGCAATGGCATCAAG ggGACTTGCTGTCTGGTGACTCATGGAAGGAAGCCTTAACTGGAGTGACATCTATT GTGTCATGTGTTGGTGGTTTTGGTTCCAACTCCTACATGTACAAGATCAATGGAACTGCAAACATCACAGCCATTAGAGCTGCAGCTGAAAAAG GGGTAAAAAGATTTGTATACATATCTGCTGCTGACACTGGAGTGATTAATTACTTTTTACAAGGATATTATGATGGAAAG AGAGCTGCTGAAACAGAGTTGCTTGTGAGATATCCATATGGAC ATGTGATTCTGAGGCCTGGATTCATATATGGGAATCGTCGTGTTGGCAGTATGGAAGTGCCTCTGGGTGTGATTGGTTCCCCACTAGAAATGCTTCTCCAACATGCAAAGCCGCTGACTCAGATTCCACTTGTGGGTCCATTGTTGACACCACCTGTCAACGTGACAGCTGTCGCTAAGGTGGCAGTTAGAGCAGCTATTGATCCTGTTTTTCCACCTGGCATAGTTGATGTCCATGGATTACAACGTTACAGCCAACAAAAGTAA